The following coding sequences lie in one Rutidosis leptorrhynchoides isolate AG116_Rl617_1_P2 chromosome 6, CSIRO_AGI_Rlap_v1, whole genome shotgun sequence genomic window:
- the LOC139854913 gene encoding uncharacterized protein encodes MLESNLDSAFDWVKIVWNKLVPSKIAIFHWLAIQGGIPVKEVLSFRHCLRDGSDDRCGWCTSEVESIDHLLLHCPWSQNVWSALFSWWNVVWVMPSSIIEFSLECFHGLGVNAKKAWRLIGPVSFWLIWLARNNFLFNGSYQSWRSVVEHVKIKVFQWLVNAGNVESHQMYVWKSQPWIMV; translated from the coding sequence ATGTTGGAATCTAATCTAGATTCGGCGTTTGATTGGGTTAAAATCGTTTGGAATAAATTAGTGCCTTCAAAGATTGCTATATTCCATTGGCTAGCAATCCAAGGAGGCATTCCGGTGAAAGAAGTTTTGAGTTTTCGTCATTGCCTTCGTGATGGTTCGGATGATAGGTGTGGATGGTGTACGTCGGAGGTGGAATCGATTGATCATCTTCTTTTGCATTGTCCTTGGTCTCAAAATGTGTGGTCTGCTTTATTTTCTTGGTGGAATGTTGTTTGGGTGATGCCTTCTTCCATTATTGAGTTCTCTCTTGAGTGCTTTCATGGTTTAGGTGTTAATGCTAAGAAAGCTTGGAGGTTGATTGGTCCGGTTTCCTTTTGGTTAATTTGGCTTGCTAGAAACAATTTTCTCTTTAATGGTTCTTATCAAAGTTGGAGAAGCGTCGTGGAACATGTTAAGATTAAAGTGTTCCAATGGTTGGTTAATGCAGGGAATGTAGAGAGTCATCAAATGTATGTTTGGAAATCACAGCCTTGGATTATGGTTTGA